The genomic DNA CTGGTAGCCGTAGGAGATCGCGAACTGGCCGAGCCCGCCGCCGTTGATCGCGACCGCTGCGGCCGACATGTCGACCACCGCGACGAACGCGAACGTGAAGCCGAGGATCAGTGGTCCGAGCGCCTCGGGCACCAGGACCGTCCGGATGATCCGCCAGGGCGAGGCTCCCATCGACTGAGCGGCCTCGACGACGCCGGGGTCGACCGAGACGAGGTTCTGCTCGACGATGCGTGAGATGCCGAACGTCGCGGCCACGATCAGCGCGAACGTCGCCGCCTTGATGCCGATGGTGGTGCCCATCGCCTTCATCGTGAGCGGCCCGATCGCGGTGATCAGGATGATGAACGGAATGGGCCGTACGAGGTTCACCAGCACGTTGAGGACGGTGTAGACGGGCCGGTGGGCGAGGATGCCGCCGCTGCGGGTGGTGTGCAGCAGTACCCCGAGCGCGAGACCGAGCAGTCCGCCGATGAGCAGGGTCAGCGACACCATGACCAGCGTCTGCTGGATCGAGTCGAGGAAGACAGGACGCAGCTCGCCCCAGGCGGTGTCGGCGCTGATCATGCGACGTCTCCGTCCACGAGGGTGCCGCGCAGGTCGGCGGCGGCACGGCGTACGGCGTCGGGGTCGCCCTGCAGCAGCACGGTGAACGTGCCGAGGGCGTCGTCCTTGACCGCGGTGTAGCCGCCGTGGACGAGCTCGAACGTCACGTCGTGGCGGCGGACGAGGTCACTGAGCCGACCACCGATGGTGTGCCGGTCGTCGACGGTCACGGTGACGACCTCAGCGTCGTACGCCGACCGCAGCTGCTCCAGCTCGCCGTCGCCCGGCCGCGTGCGCAGCGTCGCGTCGAGGAAGCGGCGGGTGGTCGCGTGGCTCGGAGCGGCGATCACGTCACGGACGGGGCCGTGCTCGACGAGGACGCCTCCGTCGAGGACGGCGACGTGATCGGCGAGAGAACGCACGACGTCCATCTCGTGGGTGATGACCACGATCGTCACGCCGAGCTCTTCGTTGACCCGGCGCAGCAGCCGCAGCACGTCCTGCGTCGTGTCGGGGTCGAGGGCGCTGGTGGCCTCGTCGGCGAGCAGGATCGGCGGGCTGGTCGCGAGCGCGCGGGCGATGCCGATGCGCTGCTTCTGGCCGCCGGACAGCTCCTCGGGGTAGGCCCACGCCTTGTCGGTGAGGCCGACGAACGACAGCAGCTCGGCGACGCGTGCCTTCTGCCGTTCCTTCGACCAGCCGGCCAGCTGCAACGGGTAGGCGATGTTGCCGAAGACGGTGCGTGAGGAGAACAGGTTGAACTGCTGGAAGATCATGCCGATGCGCGAACGCACCTCACGAATCTCCTTGGCGCTCAACGAAGTCAGGTCCTTGCCGTCGACGACGACGCTGCCCTCGGTGGGGCGTTCGAGACCGTTGATGAGGCGTACGAGCGTGGACTTGCCGGCGCCCGAGTAACCGATGACCGCCGACACCCGACCCTGCGGGACATCGAGGTCGATGTCCCGCAGGGCCGTGACGGTGCTCTTGCCGCGCGTGAACGTCTTGCCGACGCCCCGCAGCTCGATCAGTGCGTCGTGCTCAGTCACTTCTTCGCGTCCGCCTTGAGCTTGTCCGTGATCTTCACCAGGTCGGCCCGCGGCTTGTCGACGATGACCGCGGTGCCCTTGGAGTACGCCTCGACCTGCGTGATCACCGAGGGGTCGTGGTAGAGCTTCGCGATCTTGAGGTAGGTCGGGTTGTCCTTGTCCTCGGCGCGCGCGACGAACGCGTTGATGTAGGGCT from Luteipulveratus halotolerans includes the following:
- a CDS encoding methionine ABC transporter permease, translated to MISADTAWGELRPVFLDSIQQTLVMVSLTLLIGGLLGLALGVLLHTTRSGGILAHRPVYTVLNVLVNLVRPIPFIILITAIGPLTMKAMGTTIGIKAATFALIVAATFGISRIVEQNLVSVDPGVVEAAQSMGASPWRIIRTVLVPEALGPLILGFTFAFVAVVDMSAAAVAINGGGLGQFAISYGYQRFNWGVTWAAVAAIVVIVQVAQFAGLYAARRVMRR
- a CDS encoding methionine ABC transporter ATP-binding protein, which codes for MTEHDALIELRGVGKTFTRGKSTVTALRDIDLDVPQGRVSAVIGYSGAGKSTLVRLINGLERPTEGSVVVDGKDLTSLSAKEIREVRSRIGMIFQQFNLFSSRTVFGNIAYPLQLAGWSKERQKARVAELLSFVGLTDKAWAYPEELSGGQKQRIGIARALATSPPILLADEATSALDPDTTQDVLRLLRRVNEELGVTIVVITHEMDVVRSLADHVAVLDGGVLVEHGPVRDVIAAPSHATTRRFLDATLRTRPGDGELEQLRSAYDAEVVTVTVDDRHTIGGRLSDLVRRHDVTFELVHGGYTAVKDDALGTFTVLLQGDPDAVRRAAADLRGTLVDGDVA